The Tautonia marina DNA window TCAGCGGCGACCGCCACCACGCCGAGCTGTCGGTCATGGACGCCGGCATCGGCTACCCGCTCTACGACCTGACCTCGAGCGGCCTGAACCAGGCCTCCAAGCGCTATCAGCCGCTGGAACCGAATCGCCACCGCCTGGCCACCATGAACCGCGGCGACAACTTCGGCCTCATCACCATCGACTGGAACCGCGACGATCCGCTCCTTCGCCTCCAGATCCGAGACGACGAGGGGGAAGTCACCATCCAGCACAAGGTCCCGCTCAGCCTGCTCCAACCCGGAGCCCTGCCGACTCAGTGACCTCCGGTTTCGAGGGAAAGGTTTGACCTTTCCCTCGAAAGTCTCAAACGCTCTTTGACAATCTTATGCGATGACATCCTCAATCGGCGATCCGTGATCGATCTCCAATCGCTTGCGGCCCGGCAGTTCCAGCTTCCTGGAGTCGAGCCCCAGTTGCTTGAGGATCGTGGCGTGAACGTCGGTCACGTAGTGGCGGTTCTCGACCGCGTGGAAGCCGATCTCGTCGGTCGCCCCGTGCACGACGCCCCCCTTGATGCCGCCGCCGGCCATCCAGACGCTGAAGCCGAAGATGTGGTGGTCGCGGCCGTCGGCCCCTTGCGAGCCGGGCGTGCGGCCGAACTCGGTGGCGAAGACCACCAACGTCTCATCAAGCAACCCGCGCCGAGCCAGGTCCTCGATCAGGCCGCCGATCGGCCGATCAACCGCCAGGGCGTTCTGCTCGTGGTTCGCCCGAAGGCCCCCGTGAGCGTCCCAGCGCCCGGCCCCTCCGGCCCCGTGCTGGACCTGGATGAACCGCACCCCTCGCTCGACCAAGCGACGGGCCGCCAGCATCTGCATACCGAACTCGCGGCAGTGCGGCAGATCGAGCCCATAGAGGGACTTTGTTTCGTCCGACTCCTGTGAGAAGTCGACCGCCTCGGGCACCGACTGCTGCATCCGGAAGGCTAGCTCGTACGAGGCCACCCGCGCGGCAATGGCCGCATCGCGCGGCGATTCCGCCAGCCGTTCCGCATGAAGCTGTTCGAGCAGGTCGATCCCGACCGACCGGGCCTGGTCCGAGATCGGGCGTTGCGGTCGGCCGAAATCGAGCGGGTTGTCCGGATCGACCCGCATCGGGACGGCGTCGTGAGCCGGGCCGAGGTAATGGCCGTCCTTCAGGTTCCAGTATTCACGATTGCCGATGGAAATGTACTGCGGCAAGTTGTCGTTCAGCGACCCCAGGCCGTAGTGAACCCAGGCCCCGAGGTTCGGGAAGTCGCCGTCGTTCAGGTGCCGGCCCGAGTGGAACTGCGTCTGGGCGCCGTGGTTGCTGTCGGTCGTCCACATGGACCTGATGATCGCCAGGCGGTCCACATGCCGGGCAATGTGCGGGAACCAGTCGCTGACCTCAATCCCGCTCTCACCGTGCTTGCGAAAGCCGACTTGAAGGGGGTAGAGCGTGTTCCGCTGGTTGCCGTTCCCGTCGGGCACAACCAGGCGTTCGAGGGCCAGTTTCTCCGGGTCCTGCGCATCGGCGAACGGCGTCTCGGCAATCGTCTTGCCGCCGTAGCGGGTCAGCATCGGCTTCGGGTCGAAGCTCTCCATGTGGCTAACGCCGCCGTTCATGAACAGCCAGATCACGCTCTTGGCCTTCGGCGGGAAGTGCGGCTTCCCATCAGGAGGTGCCCATCCGCCGTCGCGAGCCACGCCATCCCGATGCAGCATGGCCCCGACCGCGAGCGAGGCGAATCCCGAGAGGAACGTCCTCCGCGATGGTACCAGAAGTCCTGATGCGGCGGGCCATCCTGAGCGTTGAGGCAAGTGAATCATCTCTCAGCATCCCGAGTTCGGTTCGATCGCCGGTCGCGTTCAGCGAAGGGTCACGAAGTCATTGTGATTCAGGAGCACCCAGATCAGTTGCTCACGCGCAAAGACGCCAGAATCTTCACCCTTTGATGCCTCAGACAGATGGTACCAGTCGTCAAGTGCCCGCAGGCCGGCGGCCGCTTCGGTCGCGCTCGGCTCGCTCCCCAGGACCAGCACAAAGGCCAGGCGGAGGAACGCCTCGTCATCGTCGGCCTCATGGCCCTGAGCGGTCATGGCGTCGGTGATCCGAGCGACGACCAGGGGAGACGCATCCAGAACAAGGCGACTGTTGCTGAGTGCCAGGGCCTGCTGCGGGACGATGCTCTGTTGCCTCCGGTAGCATTCCTTGACGAGCGCCTCATCGAACATGGTCAGGAACAGGTTCCGCTCGTTGTTCGAGTGGAAGAAGTAGAGGCTGCGGCGGTTCGACTCCTCCTGAGCGGCTCTCGGGACCGGGGGGCCTCCGAAGCTCGGGTCGAGCGTGCCCGCCAGGCTCAGGACCGTATCGCGGACCGCCTGCGACTCAATCCGGATCGGGGTCCGACGCCAGAGGAATCGATTGTCCGGGTCGATCGCCAGGTTCTCCTCCGCATCCGCCATCGAGGACGAACGCCGGTAGGCCGCCGACCGAACGATCAATCGATGAAGATGCTTGAGACTCCAATCATGCTCGATCAGCTCGGCGGCCAGCCAGTCGAGCAGTTCCGGATGAGTCGGCGGCTGGCCGTTGCGGCCGAAGTCGAAGACGGTCGGCACGAGCGGCGTCCCGAAGTGCCGGGTCCAGACGTGGTTGACCGCCACCCGAGCCGTCAAGGGATTGCGAGGGTCGGTGATCCAATCCGCCAGGGCCTTGCGACGGCCGGTACTCTGGGGCGGGAAGGCAACGGTCGGATCGTCCTGGCCCGAGTTCAGGAACCGCGTCGGGGTCCAGCGTGCCCCGATCAGCGGGGTGAACTGGTCGCCCGGTTCCTCGGTTGCCTTGATGGCCTCGTCGAGAGCCGTGCGGGCCGTCTCCACCGCCTTGCCGGCGCCGTCTCGATCGGCCTCGGCGGCGCGGGATAGCTGCAGCTCGGCCTCGGCCAGGGTCAGCCGGGCCTGAGCGGCCTTCGCCTCGCGTTCGGCCCGAGCGGCCTCGCGGGCCGAGGAAAGAGCCTGCTCGGCCAGGGCGACGGCCTCTGCTCCCTCGGCTTCGGACCGATCGTCCCGTTCCCAGGAGGTCTGCAAGGCGGCGATCCGCAGCTCGACACTCCGTAGCTCGGCCTCGGCCGCATCCCGGCTTCGTTCGGCCACGAGGAGGGCAAGACGAGCCTCTTCTGAGGCCGCGTCGGGGGTCGAGGGATCGCCGGGCGAGGCTTCGGCGGTCCCCGCATCGTCCTGGCACGAGGCGTCGAACGAGGCCCGAGCGGTCGCCAGCCGGTCCTCGGCGGCCTTCAGAGTTGCAACGGCGGCGAGGCGGTAGGCCTCGGCCACCCAGGGGCGGCGCTCGGGTTTCCAGGCCGCGACCGGCAGGTCCACCGGCTCGATCTCCAAGGGCTTGAACCGCAGGACCTCGGGCAGGTTCGGGGAGAGGGGTGTGGAGGTGTCGGGGTTGCTCTCCTCGCCCCGGATGAACCGATAGGTGGGTGCCTCCAGGAGCCCATCGAAGGCACGCGGGATGCCGTCGCGGGCAAGGTCCGCCTCGCCCGGTCGGACATCGAGCCGCACATGATACGGCTCGAAGAAGGCCCGCAAGCGGTAATAGTCGGCCTGCGAGATGGGATCGTACTTGTGATCGTGGCACTTGGCACAGTTGGTGGTCAGGCCGAGGAAGGCCTTCGACACATGCTCAACCGTTTCGTCCATCCACTGATGCCGATTGAACAGGAAGTAGTTGCGTGCGAGGAAGCCCGAGGCCCGCAGGCGGTCGAGGTCGTTCGGGTACAGCTCGTCGGCGGCGAGCATCGACCGGACCATCTCGTCGTACGGCAGGTCGGCGTTGAGAGACTCGACGATCCAGTCGCGCCAGTGCCAGATGTGCGGCTGGCTGTTGCGCAACTGCTCACCCAGCCCCCACCAATCACTGTATCGCCAGATGTCCATCCAGTGCCGCGCCCAGCGCTCGCCGTGGCGAGGGTCGTCGAGCAGGCGATCGACGGTGCGATCGTACCACTCGGGCGAGGGGTCGCGCTGAGCTTCGTCGATCTCCTCCAGGGTCGGCGGCAGGCCGATCAGGTCGATCGAGAGCCGACGGAGCAGGAGCAGACGGTCGGCCTCTCCCTGGGGAACGAGTCCAAGGTCATCCTGCTTCCGGGCGATGAACGCATCAATCGGGTTGGTCGCCCCTTCGACCTCGGGGACGGGAGGTCGAACGATCGCCTGGAAGGCCCAGTGCTCGGCGGGGTCGCGTTCGGGGGCTTCGTCCGGAGGAGCAGGGGCCCCGGCGAGAATCCAGTCGCGGAGCAAGACCACCTGCTCGTCGGTGAACAGCTCCCCTTCGTGTTCGGGAGGCATGCGGTCGAAGGGTTCGTCGGTCGAGACTCGGGCCAGCAGCTCGCTCTCATCGGCGCTGCCCGAAACGACCACGGGGCCGGCGTCGCCACCCTGGAGCATCAAATCGACCGTGTCGAGCCGCAACCCGGCCTCTTGCTTCAGGGCGCCGTGGCAGGAGTAGCAACGCTCCCGGAGCAAGGGCTTGATCCGGGTCAGGTAGACGTCGTCTGCCCGAGCCGAGGGCCCCCCATCGATGGCCCCGCAAACCATCAAGACAAGGAAAATGGAACTGCTGATACGAATCATCCGAATACTCATCAGCTCATTGCCTTTGGCTCGCTGACACCGCTCTCCCAACGGGCCGGGGATGACGATGCAAGGGTATCCCCGGCCAAGAGAGATCCAGCCCGCATCTCAAAGGTTCGCCAGCCGTTCGTCGGCATCGCCGAAGGAGTCGAGTTCCACGCCCATGCGGTCCATGATGCCGAGGTAGAGGGAGCAGAGGCGTCGGTCGTCGTCGGAGCGGTCGGAGTAGTCGAGCACGCGGCCGGTCTGAAGGGTGCCGCCGAGGCCACCGGCGAGGACGACCGGCACCTTGCGGGCGTCGTGCTGGGTGCCCGACCAGAGGCTGTTGATGAACAGGAGGCAGGAGTGGTCGAGCACGGTCCCTTCGCCTTCGGGCATGGCGTCGAGCCGCGAAGCGAGGTAGGCAAGCTGGCTGACGTAGAACTGCGTGACCCGCCCGTAAGCTTCGGAGGTATCGTCGTGCGAGGCCCCGTGGTGGGCGGCGCTGACGTCGAGGAACGGATAAAAGAGGCCCGAGATGTCTCGACAAAGCAGAAGCGAGGCAATCCGGGTCTTGTCGGTCTGGAAGCCGAGGGCGATGAGGTCGCACATCAGGCGCATGTGCTCGCGGATGTCCTCGGGCAGACCGTTATCGGGCCGGGGCATGGCGAGCGTGGGGCGGTCGCCGCCCTGGGCACGTTCGTCGGCGGCGAGCTTCGAGGCACGCATGGCGGCGGCCCGCTGCTCGACGTCGCGGACGCTGGTGAGATACTCGTCGAGCTTTGCGCGGTCGGCCACGCTGACGCGGCGGCTCAAGGTGGCGGCTTCCTCGCGGACGCGGTCGAGGATGCTTCGGTTGCGGAGGCTGCCGCGGTTGTCGAACAGGCTGTCGAAGGCGAGGGAGGGGTAGACCTCCATCGGGACCGGAGAGGTCGCACTCTGCCAGGAGATGTGCGAGCTGTAGGCCATCGAGAAGTTCGTCTCGTGGTAGCCGGTGATCGGCTGCTCGCAGCCCAGGACGATGCTCGGCTGGATCGTGTCCTCGCCCAGGTGGCGGGCAAGCATCTGATCGACACTGATGCCCCCCTTCAGTTCGGCCCCGCGCTGGAGGGCGGCGCCGGAGAGGATGTTGCCGGTCTGGCCGGGATGGATGCCGACGCCGAGGGCATGCTGATTAAAGAGACCGTTGATGACGTTAATCTTGGATTTCACGTCCGAGAGCGGTTCGAGCGACGGCCCCAGCTCGATCTCGGAGCCGGACTGCTTCGCCCACCACTGATCGGGGTTCACGCCGCAACCCATGAACATGGCGGCGAACCGCTTTGGGCTGGGCGCGATCTCGCCGGAGGCGGCGGCCCCCCAGGCGGGGATCGATTCGAGCCAGGGGAGGGCCATTGTCACGCCGGCCCCCCGGAGGAACATGCGCCGGGAGGTCGAGAGGCGATCGCCTGGATTCGAGTCGGCCGCCGGGTTCGAAGGTCGCTTCATCGGCTTCACTCCGCGAGATCGCGCTCGACGCGCGTGTTCCGGAACTGGGGGCTGAGAACGATGGCCTCGACCAGGGCGCTGAACCGCCCGCCTTCGGCCGAGAGACGGGCCTGCATGTTTTGAATCGTAGCGTCGTCGGAGGGGATCAAGGTTCGGCCGAGGGCGTAGGCGAGCAGCTTTCGGCAGAGGTTCTCGACGAACTCGTCCCGGCGTGCCTGTTCGAGGTAGGCCCGCAACCCTTCGACCCCGGTTCCCTGGCCGCCGCGTGGGAATTCGGCCTCGGTTTCGACAGGTCGGCCGCCGAGATCAACCGTCCGAAGTTCACCGACCGGCCCGAAGCCTTCGAAGGCGACACCGATGCCGTCGAAGCGGTCGTGGCAGACGGCACAGGCCGGGTCGGCCCGATGGCGGGCGAGGGCCTCGCGGAGGGTCAAGGCACCGAGATCGGCCTCGTCGTCGGGCAGGTCGGGCACGTCGGGGGGAGGGGGGGGAATGTGCTCGCCGAGCAGGCGGCGGACGACCCAGTATCCGCGTTTGACGGGACTGGTCCGAAGGCCGGGGGAGTTCTGGGTGAGGAAGACGGCCATCGGCAAGAGTCCGCCGCGACCGAAGGGGGTGGCGTCGGCGATCTCGACCCAGGTGTCGGGGCCGCCCTCGGGCTCGGGGATGCCGTAGTGGCGGGCGAGGGGGGGGTTGACGAACGTTCGGGTGCCGGCGAGCAGCTCGTCGACCGGGCGGTCGTGCTGGACGAGGTCGAGGAACAGGCGGATCGGCTCCTCGAACATCGCCCGCCGCAGCTCGTCGTCGAAGGCCGGGAAGCGGGAGCGATCGACGCTGTTGTGCGCCTCGAAGCGGCGGAAGTCGAGCCAGTTGCCGGCGAACTCGGTGGCCAGGCCGCGAACGCGATCGTCGCGGAGCATCCGGCGGGCCTGGGCGACGAGGATCTCGGGGTCCTGCAAATCCCCCGAATCGGCCAGGGTCATCAGTTCGTCGTCGGGCATGCTCGCCCAGAGGAAGTAGCTGAGGCGGCTGGCCAGGTCGTTCGGGGAGAGGGGCTGGATGCCCGAGCCTTCCTCAAGCGGCAGGTCCACGCGGTAGAGGACGTGGGGAGACATGAGAATGCTGACCACCGTGTCGCGAACGGCGTCTTCATGGTCCAGACCGTCCTCGTCGCGGAGGCCTAGGTAGAAGGCGGCCACCCCGTCGCGTTCGGCGGTCGAGAGGCGGCGGCGGTAGGCGCGTTCGGCGAAGTCGGCGAGGGCGGCGACGTGGTGGGGTTCGGCCTCGGCGCGGACGTGTTCGACGTGGCGGATCTGCTCGGCGATGATGGCGAACTGGTCTTCGATGGCCTGGATCGCCTGGTCGCCGGCACCGATGCGGCGGGCCTTGGCAAGGTAGACCTCGGCCAGACGGGTCATCTTGGCCTCGGAGGCAGCGTCGCGGTCCTCGGCGCGGACGAAGTCGAAGTCGGGGTCGCCGCGCATGAAGCCGGTCTCGGCCCGCTCGTACCAGAGATAGCTGGAGAACTGCCGCATGGGCAGATCGCTGATGAGGTTGAACTCGGTCCAGAGGCGGTCCAGTTCCTGCCGTTGCGCGTCGTCGAGGACCAGGTCATACAGAGGCTGATCGTCCCGAAAGTAGCCGGTCATGCTGTGGAAACCGGCGCTTAGAAGACGCCCGGTGTTGTTCTTGTCCTGATCGGGATCGAGGTAGACCCTGGCCCGCTCGGTGACGACGAAGGCATCGGGGAAGACCCGGCAGAAGGGGTCGAAGGTGGCCTCGAAACGGGCGAAGGCGTCGGGGTCGGTCGGGACGGCAAGGGCCTGGGCGGCGGGGCTGTCAGGGTCGAGGTCAGCGGGCCGAAGGTCGGCCGCGCCGCCGGCGTAACGCATGCGGTTGGCGGCCATTTGCCGGTTCTTCCAGAGGACGAAGGGCTGGGTGCCGTTGCTGATGCCTCGGGCGGTGAGGTTCTCGACCTCCGGGGTGAGCTGTTTGCGGAGATCGACCACGAGATCCCGGAGCCGCTCGCAGGCTGGTCGAGCCGCCGATACCGGGTCGGCTCCCTCGGGCGGGGGAAGTTCGTTCCAGAGACATTGAAGGGCGACGATGGGGCCAAACTCGGCCTCGGGCGGATCGTTGAGCAGGTCCCAGACGATTTCCAGATATCGAAGGCTGATTCCCCGATCGGCCGCGACGTCGGTGAGGGAGGCATCGGGTTGGCCAAGGGCCTCGCGGTGGCGGTAGTGCCAGGCGGCGAGGAAGACCTCGGCCAGGTCGACGTCGTGGCGGGCGTAGAAGTCGATGATGCGGTTGACGGAGTACTTGTCGCGGTCGGTGGCGGCGATGACCGGGTGGGGGGCGAAGGCGAGGCCGTCGGGGGTGAGGACGAGGTGATCGGCGACCTCTCGGGCGGCGTCGAGGTACTTCTTGACCAGGGCGGGGGACATCATGAGCGATTCGGCCGAGTTGTCGAACCCGGCCTCGTTGGCCGGATCGACGGGAAAGGTGCGGGTCGGCCGGAGATCGACGCCGGTCAGGTCGCGGATCGTGTGGTCGTACTCAGCGTTGCTGAGGCGTCGGGCAGGAACGGGACCGGGGTCTCCCGCGTTGCGATCAGCCTCGAGGCGACGCAGGTCGTTGATCCAGGTGATGACCCGATGCCGGGCCGTTGCGTCCGGGTGGGCGTCGGCCGAAGGCGGGGGCATGGCCTCGGCGTCAAGCTGGTCGAGAACGATCTCCCAGAGGGCGAGGTCTTCAAGGACGGAGGCGGTCGAGTCGTAACCGCTCAGGTCAAGGCCCGCCTTCGGGGCGTCGGCTCCGTGACATCGCAGGCAGTAGGATTCGAGGAACGGCCGGACCTCCGCGGCGAAGCGGGCATCGACCGTGTTGGGCTGCGAGACCGGCACCTCGTCGGGAGACTCCTGGCGGGTGAGGGCCAGCAAGGGGCTCATGCCCGCGATCATCAGCAGGATCGTCCGCAACACGCGATGCCCCTCCGCTTCCGTCGTCCGTCCGCGCAAAATTCAACAAAGGATTACACTAGCCGGTCGAGACGGATGGGGCAATCGCTTTGGGCGTTCGACCCGGCGGGGGTGGAGCTGCCGACGCGCCGAATCCCGACTTGGAGCCCCTCGACAACTGCTCGGGAACGGTTCGGATCGCGCCGAGAGACCCCGGACGAGCTCCGACCTGAGCCATTGACAGGTGCCCACGGGAGGCAATCGACGAGGGCACGGATCGGCGAAAGTCGTGAATTGGATTCGGCTTGCGAGGGAATTGGCTCGGACACGCGCACGGGGCAAGACCATCTCGACCAGCCCGACTCACGAACGAGATTTCGCGGAATTCTCCGGAACGACTGAATCAACCTCAGGAATTTGTCCGATTTTCAAGGTTGAACCATTCGACCGGATCGACTGGCGTCGGTCGCATCTGCCGGGTGGATCGGATCGTGAGGAACGTGATGAAACTCGGTCTGATCCATGTGCAAATGAGCGGAATCGTTGTCGCGGTTGTGCTGCTGGTGGGGAGCGAGGCCCCAGCACAAGGGGGCGAGCGTTCCATTCCGTCGGTCACGCCGGGTGATCCCTCATCGTCGGCCCTGGGAGATGCACCGGGGGCGACCGGGACGGTGGATCTGGGGGGCTCGGGGGGAATCGAGCAGGTGATTCCGGCTGGTCCAGGGCCGAGCTACCCTCGGGTGCCGCGAGGGATCACCCAGCCTCCGGAACCATTCGGGCCGCAGGAAGGGTTGGGAATTGAGTCGATCTCGCCCCTGACCGAGTCGTCCTTGCCGATCGGTGGTCGGCTTGGCACCGTTCCACTCGAGGATCTGGAAGGCCCGCCCAACGGCCTGACGATTGACCAGGCGATTGATCGGCTTCTGGGGCTGAACCTTGAGCTGCGGTCTCAGGCGATGGAGATTTCCAAGGCTCGGGCCGATGTGCTCACGGCCGGATTGCGTGGAAATCCGTTGATCTATACCGACGCCTCGCAGGTGCCCTACGGAGATTTCGAGGGGAGCGCGGGGGGGCCGACCCAGTACGACCTGAACATCACCTTGCCGATCGATCTGAACGGTAAACGGAAGCGTCGGATCGAGGTCGCCGTTCGGGCTCAGGAAGTGACCGAGGCGCTGTACCAGGATTCCATCCGGTTGCAGATCGACAACCTTTATACCGCCTGGATCGACGTGCTGGCGGCGCAGGCGACGATTCAATTTCTCAAGGCGGGGATGGAAAGTCTGGAATCGCAGAAGCGGATCATCGAGCAACGGGTCCGCGAAGGGACCATGAGCCGAACCGAATTCAACAATCTGGAAATTCTCATCGACTCGACCGACCTGACGCTTCTGGAAGCCGTCGAAACCTACGAAGACGCCAAGCGGACCCTCGCGGCATTGCTGCTGATTCCGCTCAATGAGGCCGAGACGTTTCCGATTCGGGGAACGCTGCGAGGGCTCGACCTGCCGTCTCCGCCCATTGAGTTCCTGATCGAGCAAGCCAGGGCGATTCGCCCCGATCTTGCCGCGTTTCGCCTCGGAGTTCACCGGGCTCAGTCCGAGGTTCGCCTGGCTCGGGCCAATCGGATCGACGATGTCTTCTTGCTTTATCAACCGTTCACGGCTCAGGAGGCGTTGATGCCGGGCGAACGGGTTGCGACCTCCTGGGCGATGGGGGTGACGATTCCCGTGCCCATCTTCAACCGCAACCAGGGGAACATCGCTCGGGCGCAGCATACGGTCGTGCAGACGCAGACCCAGTTGGAGAACCTGGAGCGCCAGATCATTCTCGAAGTCCAGCGGGCGGAGGCTGCCTATTCGGTGACCCTCGCCACGATCAAGCGGCTTCAGGAGGAGACGTTGCCGGCGGCTCGGGAAAACCTCGAACTGAGCCTCGCCCAACGCGGCCCGGAGGAACCCGACTCCATTTCCCGGATTGAGGCGCAACGGGCCTTTGGTGAGATCGCACGTCAGTACCTCGATGCCCTGGTCCGTCATCGCCGGTCGATGTTCCGCCTGAATACGGCTGTCGGAACCCGAGTTTTTCCCTGATTCGAGTCGAAGGCGCATCGGGCCTGGAAT harbors:
- a CDS encoding DUF1501 domain-containing protein: MIHLPQRSGWPAASGLLVPSRRTFLSGFASLAVGAMLHRDGVARDGGWAPPDGKPHFPPKAKSVIWLFMNGGVSHMESFDPKPMLTRYGGKTIAETPFADAQDPEKLALERLVVPDGNGNQRNTLYPLQVGFRKHGESGIEVSDWFPHIARHVDRLAIIRSMWTTDSNHGAQTQFHSGRHLNDGDFPNLGAWVHYGLGSLNDNLPQYISIGNREYWNLKDGHYLGPAHDAVPMRVDPDNPLDFGRPQRPISDQARSVGIDLLEQLHAERLAESPRDAAIAARVASYELAFRMQQSVPEAVDFSQESDETKSLYGLDLPHCREFGMQMLAARRLVERGVRFIQVQHGAGGAGRWDAHGGLRANHEQNALAVDRPIGGLIEDLARRGLLDETLVVFATEFGRTPGSQGADGRDHHIFGFSVWMAGGGIKGGVVHGATDEIGFHAVENRHYVTDVHATILKQLGLDSRKLELPGRKRLEIDHGSPIEDVIA
- a CDS encoding PSD1 and planctomycete cytochrome C domain-containing protein, which translates into the protein MSIRMIRISSSIFLVLMVCGAIDGGPSARADDVYLTRIKPLLRERCYSCHGALKQEAGLRLDTVDLMLQGGDAGPVVVSGSADESELLARVSTDEPFDRMPPEHEGELFTDEQVVLLRDWILAGAPAPPDEAPERDPAEHWAFQAIVRPPVPEVEGATNPIDAFIARKQDDLGLVPQGEADRLLLLRRLSIDLIGLPPTLEEIDEAQRDPSPEWYDRTVDRLLDDPRHGERWARHWMDIWRYSDWWGLGEQLRNSQPHIWHWRDWIVESLNADLPYDEMVRSMLAADELYPNDLDRLRASGFLARNYFLFNRHQWMDETVEHVSKAFLGLTTNCAKCHDHKYDPISQADYYRLRAFFEPYHVRLDVRPGEADLARDGIPRAFDGLLEAPTYRFIRGEESNPDTSTPLSPNLPEVLRFKPLEIEPVDLPVAAWKPERRPWVAEAYRLAAVATLKAAEDRLATARASFDASCQDDAGTAEASPGDPSTPDAASEEARLALLVAERSRDAAEAELRSVELRIAALQTSWERDDRSEAEGAEAVALAEQALSSAREAARAEREAKAAQARLTLAEAELQLSRAAEADRDGAGKAVETARTALDEAIKATEEPGDQFTPLIGARWTPTRFLNSGQDDPTVAFPPQSTGRRKALADWITDPRNPLTARVAVNHVWTRHFGTPLVPTVFDFGRNGQPPTHPELLDWLAAELIEHDWSLKHLHRLIVRSAAYRRSSSMADAEENLAIDPDNRFLWRRTPIRIESQAVRDTVLSLAGTLDPSFGGPPVPRAAQEESNRRSLYFFHSNNERNLFLTMFDEALVKECYRRQQSIVPQQALALSNSRLVLDASPLVVARITDAMTAQGHEADDDEAFLRLAFVLVLGSEPSATEAAAGLRALDDWYHLSEASKGEDSGVFAREQLIWVLLNHNDFVTLR
- a CDS encoding DUF1552 domain-containing protein, which codes for MKRPSNPAADSNPGDRLSTSRRMFLRGAGVTMALPWLESIPAWGAAASGEIAPSPKRFAAMFMGCGVNPDQWWAKQSGSEIELGPSLEPLSDVKSKINVINGLFNQHALGVGIHPGQTGNILSGAALQRGAELKGGISVDQMLARHLGEDTIQPSIVLGCEQPITGYHETNFSMAYSSHISWQSATSPVPMEVYPSLAFDSLFDNRGSLRNRSILDRVREEAATLSRRVSVADRAKLDEYLTSVRDVEQRAAAMRASKLAADERAQGGDRPTLAMPRPDNGLPEDIREHMRLMCDLIALGFQTDKTRIASLLLCRDISGLFYPFLDVSAAHHGASHDDTSEAYGRVTQFYVSQLAYLASRLDAMPEGEGTVLDHSCLLFINSLWSGTQHDARKVPVVLAGGLGGTLQTGRVLDYSDRSDDDRRLCSLYLGIMDRMGVELDSFGDADERLANL
- a CDS encoding DUF1592 domain-containing protein, which codes for MLRTILLMIAGMSPLLALTRQESPDEVPVSQPNTVDARFAAEVRPFLESYCLRCHGADAPKAGLDLSGYDSTASVLEDLALWEIVLDQLDAEAMPPPSADAHPDATARHRVITWINDLRRLEADRNAGDPGPVPARRLSNAEYDHTIRDLTGVDLRPTRTFPVDPANEAGFDNSAESLMMSPALVKKYLDAAREVADHLVLTPDGLAFAPHPVIAATDRDKYSVNRIIDFYARHDVDLAEVFLAAWHYRHREALGQPDASLTDVAADRGISLRYLEIVWDLLNDPPEAEFGPIVALQCLWNELPPPEGADPVSAARPACERLRDLVVDLRKQLTPEVENLTARGISNGTQPFVLWKNRQMAANRMRYAGGAADLRPADLDPDSPAAQALAVPTDPDAFARFEATFDPFCRVFPDAFVVTERARVYLDPDQDKNNTGRLLSAGFHSMTGYFRDDQPLYDLVLDDAQRQELDRLWTEFNLISDLPMRQFSSYLWYERAETGFMRGDPDFDFVRAEDRDAASEAKMTRLAEVYLAKARRIGAGDQAIQAIEDQFAIIAEQIRHVEHVRAEAEPHHVAALADFAERAYRRRLSTAERDGVAAFYLGLRDEDGLDHEDAVRDTVVSILMSPHVLYRVDLPLEEGSGIQPLSPNDLASRLSYFLWASMPDDELMTLADSGDLQDPEILVAQARRMLRDDRVRGLATEFAGNWLDFRRFEAHNSVDRSRFPAFDDELRRAMFEEPIRLFLDLVQHDRPVDELLAGTRTFVNPPLARHYGIPEPEGGPDTWVEIADATPFGRGGLLPMAVFLTQNSPGLRTSPVKRGYWVVRRLLGEHIPPPPPDVPDLPDDEADLGALTLREALARHRADPACAVCHDRFDGIGVAFEGFGPVGELRTVDLGGRPVETEAEFPRGGQGTGVEGLRAYLEQARRDEFVENLCRKLLAYALGRTLIPSDDATIQNMQARLSAEGGRFSALVEAIVLSPQFRNTRVERDLAE
- a CDS encoding TolC family protein, which produces MKLGLIHVQMSGIVVAVVLLVGSEAPAQGGERSIPSVTPGDPSSSALGDAPGATGTVDLGGSGGIEQVIPAGPGPSYPRVPRGITQPPEPFGPQEGLGIESISPLTESSLPIGGRLGTVPLEDLEGPPNGLTIDQAIDRLLGLNLELRSQAMEISKARADVLTAGLRGNPLIYTDASQVPYGDFEGSAGGPTQYDLNITLPIDLNGKRKRRIEVAVRAQEVTEALYQDSIRLQIDNLYTAWIDVLAAQATIQFLKAGMESLESQKRIIEQRVREGTMSRTEFNNLEILIDSTDLTLLEAVETYEDAKRTLAALLLIPLNEAETFPIRGTLRGLDLPSPPIEFLIEQARAIRPDLAAFRLGVHRAQSEVRLARANRIDDVFLLYQPFTAQEALMPGERVATSWAMGVTIPVPIFNRNQGNIARAQHTVVQTQTQLENLERQIILEVQRAEAAYSVTLATIKRLQEETLPAARENLELSLAQRGPEEPDSISRIEAQRAFGEIARQYLDALVRHRRSMFRLNTAVGTRVFP